In the Orenia marismortui DSM 5156 genome, one interval contains:
- a CDS encoding P-II family nitrogen regulator — MKKVECIIRPSRIEELIVAVEKLGINGLNITQIAGYGKQKGATNIYRGVEYEVKLKEKLKVEIVVEEDKVEPLVDAILEAVRTDEVGDGKIFIYPIEETIRIRTGEKGVKAI; from the coding sequence AGAAAGTAGAATGTATTATTAGGCCTAGTCGAATAGAAGAGTTAATAGTGGCTGTTGAGAAGTTAGGTATAAATGGTTTAAATATTACTCAAATTGCTGGATATGGTAAGCAAAAAGGTGCTACTAATATCTATCGTGGAGTAGAATATGAGGTAAAGTTAAAAGAGAAATTAAAAGTAGAGATTGTAGTAGAAGAAGATAAAGTTGAACCATTGGTAGATGCAATTTTAGAGGCAGTAAGAACTGATGAGGTAGGAGACGGTAAGATATTTATCTATCCAATAGAAGAAACTATTAGGATTAGAACTGGAGAAAAAGGTGTAAAGGCTATCTAA